The following coding sequences lie in one Haematobia irritans isolate KBUSLIRL chromosome 3, ASM5000362v1, whole genome shotgun sequence genomic window:
- the THG gene encoding tRNA-histidine guanylyltransferase, giving the protein MKDSFKIVKFLKTPFLSRRFFNSFGSMACSRYEYVKGYETDDSILPNVWIVVRVDGKGFHKFSKIHDFEKPNDEKALNLMNNAAQTVMEEFRDIILSYGQSDEYSFIFRKETNVFNRRSAKLLSYVTSLFTSSYVMNWSNWMGEKKLQYPPCFDGRVVLYPSDQNLRDYLSWRQADVHINNLYNTAFWNLVIQSGLTNQEAEAELRGTFSADKNELLFSRFGINYNNLPAMFRKGTILLRKRVNVGENKRQLIVPIYDDLIRDKFWKSHPELLGKYTPGEYETKSSDNDIKPELLTRQMAKVQIEIDSRQS; this is encoded by the exons ATGAAAGACTCATTTAAAAtagtgaaatttctcaaaacaccATTCCTAAGTAGACGGTTTtttaatagctttggatcaatgGCCTGTAGTCGCTATGAATATGTTAAAGGCTACGAGACGGACGACAGTATATTACCAAATGTATGGATTGTTGTGAGAGTTGATGGTAAaggatttcacaaattttcaaaaatacatgATTTTGAGAAACCCAATGACGAAAAAG CTCTCAACTTAATGAATAACGCAGCACAAACTGTAATGGAAGAATTCCGTGACATTATTTTATCGTATGGCCAAAGTGATGAGTATTCTTTTATTTTCCGAAAAGAAACAAATGTTTTTAACAGAAGATCAGCCAAACTACTGTCATATGTTACCAGTTTATTTACATCGTCCTATGTAATGAATTGGTCAAATTGGATGGGAgagaaaaaattacaatatcCACCCTGCTTCGATGGTCGAGTAGTTCTATACCCATCGGATCAAAATCTAAGAGACTACTTAAGTTGGCGACAAGCAGATGTCCACATTAATAATTTATACAATACAGCCTTTTGGAATCTAGTAATCCAATCTGGACTAACAAATCAAGAAGCTGAAGCAGAGTTAAGAGGAACTTTTTCTGCTGACAAGAATGAATTGTTATTTTCCAGGTTTGGAATAAACTACAACAATCTCCCAGCAATGTTTCGAAAGGGAACGATACTACTACGGAAAAGAGTAAATGTGGGCGAGAATAAACGACAGCTGATTGTTCCTATTTACGATGATTTAATAAGAGATAAATTTTGGAAATCTCATCCTGAACTCCTTGGAAAATACACGCCGGGGGAATACGAAACCAAAAGCTCTGACAATGATATCAAACCTGAGTTGCTAACAAGGCAAATGGCGAAAGTTCAAATCGAAATAGATAGTAgacaaagttaa